CGCGTTGGTGCAGAGCAGCAGCGTGAGCCGGTCGCCGGGGCCGGCTCGCTCGCCGCGGGCTGCCGGCTCGGCGGGGAGCGctccgggcggcgcggcccggaaGAGGACGCCCGTCTCCCCGCAGCTGTAGATCTCAGAGGGCGCGTAGCTGCGGAGCAAGTCGGGCAGCACCGCGCCGGCCCAGTGCTCCGCCGTGGGCTGCTCCGCGTCCTTCTTGTCGCGGGGCGGCTTCTTGAAGGTGATGTTGTGGCGCACCTTGAAGCGGgccagccagctgctgctggcgTCGAAATCGGGCTTGCCCAGCGCCTCGGCGAGGTTTTTGGCCTTGACTTGCAGGAGCGGCCCGTTGACGGGGAGGTCGGCCGCGCGGGCGCTCTCCACCCACCGCAGCAGGGCGGCCTCGACGGCCACGTCCTTGCCCTCCCGCTTGCGCTTGCGCTCGGGGTTGCTGTTCTGGTGCCACTCGCTCAGGATGCGCTCCTTGTTCTTGATGATGCGGCAGATCTGGGGCTGCGACACCCCGAACCGCTTGGCCAGCTCGCTCTGGGACACCTTGGGGCCATCCAGCATCTCCAGCACGCGCACCTTCTCCGTGAGCGACAGCTCCTTGCGCTCCTTGCGCGGCGCCCCGGCCTCCGCCGGCGCGCCGAGGGAGCTGCTGGCGCAGGCGCCGAGGCGGTACGGGCTGCCGGCGGGCCGGCGCGCCGCGAGGCCGCCGTGCTCCGCGAAGCCGCAGTTGCCGCAGACGGAGGAGCGCTCCGCGGCGCGGGCCAGCCGGTGCCGCACCAGGTCCGGCTTCTGGCCGAACCCCCCGTCGCCGTCGCCCGGCGGATCCGGCTCGGCGACGCTCCGGtagctgcagctctgcttcccggGGAAGTCGCTCCGGACGGTGCGGTGCGGTGTGCCGGGGGCCGGGCACCCGCCGGGCTCCACCGCCTCCTCCTCGCTCTTCATCTTCCTCGCCGGCCAGTCGCCTGCGGGAAGGACACGTCCGGGGGGAACCGCTGCACGAGAGACCCCGCGGGGCCAAGCTccggcccgcagccccggggggccgcCGCGCTCACCTCGGGAGGTGCCGGCGGGCGCCGCTGGCTCCTgggggctccgcggcgggcggcagcgcggctctTCCCCTCGCTCCACCTCGGCCAAGATGTCCGGCTTGGCGACGCCGTAACCTGCCGGCGGAGAGCGGAGGGCAGGGCTgcggcgccgctccccggggccgccatggcccggtggcggcggggggagcgggaccGGAGGCGGGGggcacccgcccgcccgccggggagGACGCGCCGGGCCTTACCCGGGGGGACGAGGCGCTCGCGGTCCTCCTTCATGGCGACGCCTCACCTGCGCggggggcagagctgcggggagacggggcggcaccgggggggaccccgcaccggggggggggacaccgcgCACCGGGGGGGCTGGGACACCCCACACCGGGAGGGGACACCCCACACCGGGGGGCCGGGACACCTCGGACTGGGGGGGGCCGGGACACCCCACActggcccgggggggggcaccgacACCCCCCGGCGCGGGGACCCCGGGCACGGCCTAAATGGAGGCACCGGCtgggggggggtggcggcgggTGATGCCCCCGGGGGCCCCGGTGGGGTGTCCCAGcaggcccgggcggcggcggggccgggcacccCCGGGGCCCTACCtgggccgctccccgccgcgctgccgccgccgccgccgccgccgccccgtgaagccccgcgcgcgcccccgctgacggcggcggcggcggcggcggcgcgcacgCGCAGGGGAGCGGCCACGGGCGcgcgcgcggcgccccgccccaGCGCTCCGGCCATTGGGCCGCCGCTTGCGGGAGCCGCGCGGATTGGCCGCGCTGCCGACCAATCAGCGCGGCGCAGAGGGGGCGGACGGCGGCGGAGGGCGCGCGCGCGCCTCggcccgagggggcggggccggcgaccggggggcggggccgggggcaggctgGGCCTGCatgggggctgcggggcaggagaggggggcaggctgggggctgcgatCCCCCCCCAGGTGTAACCCTGCAGGTGTCACCCCCAGCTACAGCACAGGCGTCACCCCATTGCAGGTGTAACCCTGCAGGTGTCACACCCAGCTGCAGCGCAGGTGTCACCCCATCCCAGGTGTAACCCTGCAGGTGTCACCCCATTCCAGGTGTAACCCTGCAGCTGTCACACCCAGCTCTAGCGCAGGTGTCATCCCCAGGTGAAACCCTGCAGGTGTCACACCCAGCTGTAGCACAGGTGTCACCTCCAGGTGTAACTCTGCAGGTGTCACCCCCAGCTACAGCACAGGCATCACCCCATCCCAGGTGTAACCCTGCAGGTGTCACCCCCAGCTACAGCACAGGCGTCACCCCATTCCAGGTGTAACCCTGCAGGTGTCACACCCAGCTACAGCACAGGTGTCACCCCATTCCAGGTGTAACCCTGCAGGTGTCACACCCGGCTATAGGGCAGGTGTCACCCCCAGGTGTAACCCTGCAGCTGTCACACCCAGCTATGGCGCAGGTGTCACCCCATTCCAGGTGTAACCCTGCAGCTGTCACACCCAGCTAGAGCGTAGGTGTCACCCCCAGGTGTAACCCTGCAGCTGTCACACCCAGCTCTAGCACAGGTGTAACATCCAGGTGTAACCCTGCAGGTGTCACACCCAGCTCTGGTGCAGGTGTCACCCCGAAGTGTAACACTGCAGGTGTCACACCCATATAGGACAGGTGTCACCCCATTCCAGGTGTAACCCTGCAGGTGTCACACCCAGCTCTGGCGCAGGTGTCACCCCGAAGTGTAACACTGCAGGTGTCACACCCATATAGGACAGGTGTCACCCCATTCCAGGTGTAACCCTGCAGGTGTCACACCCAGCTCTGGCGCAGGTGTCACCCCGAAGTGTAACACTGCAGGTGTCACACCCATATAGGACAGGTGTCACCCCATTCCAGGTGTAGCCCTGCAGGTGTCACACCACGTGACCGCGCCTCACCTTGCCTGTCACCCCACGTGACCCCCTTAACCCCGCCCCCTgcttgacccccccccccccgacgtgACCCCGCTCTCCCCCCGCTTCCCACTGCCGCCTGCTgcgcgctccgcccgccgccagggagcgccgccgccccgtcccgccgccgccgcggctcccagCCTGCCCCGCGGCACCTGGCATGGCCGCTCTGCCCCGCCGCTGCTGAGGAGGCGccgggcccgcccgccccgcccgccccgcccgccgccaccgtcgcccgccgccgcctcccgcctccgccgccgccgccgcgctcggccaTGGCCGACTGGGCCCCCGCGCAGGTaagcgccgcccccgccgcccggccccgccgcgcccccggccccgccgccccccgccgccccccgcggcgcgggcggcggtgccACGGCGCGGTGCGTCCCGCCCGCAGGAGCTCGAGTGGGACATGGAGCCGCAGGAGCTGCcgctggcgccgccgccgccgcccgccgagcAGGGCGCCGCCGGGGAggccgagccgcccgccgccgagcTCTCCGTGACGCTGGTGGCCGAGCTGCAGGCCGTGGACCGCAAGGTGGACTCGCAGGCGGCGCAGCTGATGAACCTGGAGGGGCGGATGCGCATGGCCGAGACCAAGCTCATCGGCTGCGAGAAGACGGCCGTGGAGTTCGgcaaccagctggagagcaagTGGACCGCGCTGGGCACCCTCATCCAGGAGTACGGGCAGCTGCAGAAGCGCCTGGAGAACATGGAGAACCTGCTCAAGAACAGGAACTTCTGGATCCTGCGGCTGCCGCCCGGGGCAAAGGGGGAAGTGCCCAAGGTATCGCCCCGGCCCCGACGCGGGTTGCTTTGCATGTCCTCCGCTCCGGCAGTTCTGTTTCAGGGCGGCTGCGGTTCGGCTTGGCTTGCCGGGACGCTGCGTCCCTGCGGCCATGTCTGCAGGTCGGTGCTCGCTGTGAAGCGTGTTTCGCGTCGGTGACATACGCTCGGGCTATAGCCATGGTGCGCAACAAGCGTGTGGGGTCCCGGGCAGCTTGGTGCGGGCGAATCCGTGCCGGCAGAGCTCTGAACCGTGCAGCTCCCGTGGTGCGGTCTCGTCCCGTGCGCGTGCCTCGGTTTACCGGTGTGCGCCCAGTTCCTGTTCGGAGGAACCGCGGGAGACTAGTGTCGAGTTTGGCACGGGGAAGGAGTGTCTGGGCGCTGTGCTAAAGACACCGTCTGCAGCACGGGGAGCGAGGCGTAGGCAGGTGGTGAAGGAAATCCCCGCCGTTTCCCTCGTGGGCTGGGGCAAAGCCGTGCAGAGCGAGGGGACGTGTGGGTCATGTGGCAGGGAACGGGCATCGCTGCGCAGAACCATGCTGCACGGCGCTTGCAGTTGTTCCCAGATGTTTCCTTCAACAGGAGGCAAAGCAGTTGAGCGTGTGATGCTTTCGATTGCAGGTCCCGGTGGCATTCAACGACGCTTCGTTTAATTTCTCTGAGCAGGAGTGGAAAAGCTTGAACGAATGGCAAAAGGAGCTTTACAGGCATATCATGAAAGGCAACTACGAGGCTGTGATCTCGATGGGTAAAGACTGGCTGGGCTTCGCCCTGGGCTTCCTGACGTGCCAGGTTTTCTCAGGGCCTGGTGGCTACCAGCACCCCTGTGGCTGGTGAATCGGGGAGGGTGGATGGTGTGGTGGTCTGGTAACGCGTTACGTTGACTTTCAACAGCAGCCCTGGAAATGTAGACGTTCAGTCCTCACGTTTTTAGCTTAGCTTCGTGGATGGCTTTCCCAAGAGCTTCGCTACAGCGGCCATGTCTCATTGATGGTCTCTGTGGCCCGTAGAAGCCGGGTGAGGACCTGGGTAGTGAGGAGGAGGGGAAATGAGAGGACCCTAAAGCTagggaaagacaggaaaaggggAGCTTCTTACTCTGTCCTGCGAAGGTCCACAGATCCACTGTGCTGGGTGCCTCAGCCGCTTGCCGCTTGGGGCGGTTCCTGGCAGCAGGGGGGTGCCCTGCCTCCCCAGGCTCCTTCTAGGCTTTTCTGTGGATGAGCAGTCCTTCCATCCGCAGAGCCTTTCGTCGGGAAGGCGAGCGAGGTTCATCAGCCGTCTGCCTCAGTGCTCTGCCTCATCCCGATCCGAGCCCCGGGGAGGCCCCTCGTGTGCAGACCGCGGTcgtagctgctcctgcagctgtcaGGAGTTGAgctgggcagaggcagagggcaaAGGCAGGCCCTGCCGTCCGCTTCCCCTCCATGGGGCTCAGTGCAGCACGTTCAAGGCCCCGTGAAAGtgctctgctccctccttgctGTCCAGGCTGTGAGGAAATGTTCTGACCTGTGCTGCACTGCTGCGGACGTGTCACCCTTGCGAGCACCTACATGTGTCTTGAGAAAGGATCTTGCCCTGGCTGGACACCAGTGCCCAGTGCTTGGGAGCACTTGTATACAAGCTTACCAAACTCTGCATCCTGCTGCCCAAATCTGGCTGATCCGTGTATTTTTTTGGGGGTGTGAGGGGTGTGAGGGAGTGTAGAGGTCTGCTGCAGTCCCTGTGTACAAGGGAGAAGAGTAAATATTGCCCCCCGTTCTCCTGTTTAAAAAACAGCCCTGCGTCCTGCTTCAGAGGCACAGGAACGTAACGCTCCTTCCGAAAGGGATCTGTGGATCTGAGCCTGAGGCTTAGAAAAATGTATCTGTGCTTAATCTGCAGGTTTCCTCTCTTTGAGTAGTTGGGTTCTAGGATCAGGCCCTCATACAAGGCAAACAGATTCACCAGAGCAGTGGTGGAAATTAGTAACCAGAGACTCGCATTTGTTGTTGCAAAATGAAATTTTCCACTCTCCATAGTAGGAGAGGTTGTGATTTCCCCTTTCCCCCATCGAAATCTGCAAACAGCCTGTGACTCGGAAGAACGGGATGGAACAGTTGTGGCTGTGGAAATCCTCGGCCGGAGGGGACTGTGTGGGGAGGGCACTCCTCTGTCGCCGCTGGCTGACAGGTCTGGTTCTGTCCCCAAGCTGAAGTTCCCTTTGTAGTGGATCCGCGGACCTTAGCACGAAGGAGAAGACAGGAAGTCTGGAGGTAAGCACAGACGCATTTTCTTATTCTCCTCCTCACGCTGCAGGCTGGGAGGTGCTCCTCACCTGAGCAGAGTGTGCTCCTGCAATCCGCTCATGTTCCCAGGGCCCAGACCAGGTGAGCGGTGCAGATGTGTGAGAGCATCTTCTTAAGCCTCTCTTCCCATTTCCTGTCATCCCCAGCAGTGAAGGCAGGTTGGTGGGCAAAGGTTTAACAGTCTCTGTCCTGCAAGGGCGAAGGAAATGTTctcacctcttctttttttcacgTGCAGATGCTGCCATTTCTAAGCCGGACCTTCTGGCACGGATTGAACAGGGAGAGGATCCCAACGCTGAGGATCAGGGTGACTCTGAGGGAGAAACCCCTACGGATCCCAGCACCGGTGAGCTATAAAATTCCTGGGACTCGGTGGGAAGGTAGAAAATGGGCACGTGGTTATCACAGCCTGCCTGAGCTCTTCCACTGGCTTCTGTTGATGAGTTTTGCCAGAATTGTCCTTGGGTGGAGAGGGGGCTTTGCCTTCAGAGCTGACTCCTACCTGATGTTGCCCTCTCTCCTGAAATCCTCGGTAaagcaggcagaagctgtgaATGTAAACTCACGTCGCTCTTTTCCTGTGCACAGAATTTTCCTTTCCTGGCCCAGATGAGAGCTCGTGGAGTAAATACGAAGAGACTCTGGCTGAGAGTCACGAGGGCTCTGAAGAGGAGGATAACGCAGAGGTTGCTAGTACATGTGAGTTAGAAGCGCAGAGCTTCGCCGAGCGCTGCACCGAGGTGGAGCGGCCGAGGGGGGAGACGGCCGCGGGCTCAGGCTCTGGGCACGCGGTGGGGATTGCCCAGGCGTgggatcctgcctgtgctgtgagcTCTGCCACGCTGGCGTCGAGGGTCAGCACGGAAGCTGGGTGACAGCCGTGGCAGACGGACAACGCGTGCGGCAGCTACAGTACAGGAGCAGCAAGGCTGTAAAAGCCGCTGCCGGCTAGCGAGCGCAGCTCAGCCGTGCAGGGTCGGTCACTCAGCCGGGTGTCACGCTTGTAGTCTGGCCAGCTTTGAGCTGGAGTGCGCATAGTGCAGGCAGACTTCGATGGCTTTAGCAGCAAAGAACAACGCGTAAACTGGTGTGTTTCCCAGGTTTCTGTCTCAGCCAGATATGAGGCTTTTTGTGGGACAGCAAAAGGCCTGGCCTTGTCCCTGCCTGTGGTAACGCGTAACTGCTCGCTTAAGGAAAGCTTGCTAGGACGTGGTTTTGGTCTCCTGGCCTTGTTCTCAGAAGCAGCTGAACTCTTCTGGCTGATGCTTTTCCAAAAATTCAGCCTGATGGAAACAAAGCGGCCCGTTTTCAAACTGCACGTTTAGATGTTTGGCAAAGTGAGGAGCAACTGAAGAGTCCTGTGATAGGGAGTGCTCAGCAGCCTTCTCTGTGCACAGAAATACTGGGCACATCTCTGCCTTCTTGCATTCTGCAGAAACCTGTTGCTTTTCAGACCTCTTTCTACCTTCCCAGATCCTCTGTGCTCCTGT
This Dromaius novaehollandiae isolate bDroNov1 chromosome 2, bDroNov1.hap1, whole genome shotgun sequence DNA region includes the following protein-coding sequences:
- the LOC135327401 gene encoding tigger transposable element-derived protein 3-like isoform X2, which gives rise to MKEDRERLVPPGYGVAKPDILAEVERGEEPRCRPPRSPQEPAAPAGTSRGDWPARKMKSEEEAVEPGGCPAPGTPHRTVRSDFPGKQSCSYRSVAEPDPPGDGDGGFGQKPDLVRHRLARAAERSSVCGNCGFAEHGGLAARRPAGSPYRLGACASSSLGAPAEAGAPRKERKELSLTEKVRVLEMLDGPKVSQSELAKRFGVSQPQICRIIKNKERILSEWHQNSNPERKRKREGKDVAVEAALLRWVESARAADLPVNGPLLQVKAKNLAEALGKPDFDASSSWLARFKVRHNITFKKPPRDKKDAEQPTAEHWAGAVLPDLLRSYAPSEIYSCGETGVLFRAAPPGALPAEPAARGERAGPGDRLTLLLCTNADGSEKAALLAVGQSAGPRCLRGVNPARMPWTYRASGLARMTAPLFAEWLQEFNEEMQRKGKSVVLFLDKHEAHPYLELSNVRMVFVPPAAALAQPLDRGVIRDLKGHYRRRLLTRLPWRAGGGAGRAAGQPTLLDALHMLVQAWGDVRPALIASCFRAAGFGPEPGPAAPALGAVRAPGCLSQEQFERFALLDEGLDCFGEPADAEMTEVADWDGGTASSGEEAEEPAAARPCPSEPQVRESLATLRRYLECRATSPALFQAFYQLEDAVHAAAAGALPGDAWPKQ
- the LOC135327401 gene encoding tigger transposable element-derived protein 3-like isoform X1; translation: MKEDRERLVPPGYGVAKPDILAEVERGEEPRCRPPRSPQEPAAPAGTSRGERGGPPGLRAGAWPRGVSRAAVPPGRVLPAGDWPARKMKSEEEAVEPGGCPAPGTPHRTVRSDFPGKQSCSYRSVAEPDPPGDGDGGFGQKPDLVRHRLARAAERSSVCGNCGFAEHGGLAARRPAGSPYRLGACASSSLGAPAEAGAPRKERKELSLTEKVRVLEMLDGPKVSQSELAKRFGVSQPQICRIIKNKERILSEWHQNSNPERKRKREGKDVAVEAALLRWVESARAADLPVNGPLLQVKAKNLAEALGKPDFDASSSWLARFKVRHNITFKKPPRDKKDAEQPTAEHWAGAVLPDLLRSYAPSEIYSCGETGVLFRAAPPGALPAEPAARGERAGPGDRLTLLLCTNADGSEKAALLAVGQSAGPRCLRGVNPARMPWTYRASGLARMTAPLFAEWLQEFNEEMQRKGKSVVLFLDKHEAHPYLELSNVRMVFVPPAAALAQPLDRGVIRDLKGHYRRRLLTRLPWRAGGGAGRAAGQPTLLDALHMLVQAWGDVRPALIASCFRAAGFGPEPGPAAPALGAVRAPGCLSQEQFERFALLDEGLDCFGEPADAEMTEVADWDGGTASSGEEAEEPAAARPCPSEPQVRESLATLRRYLECRATSPALFQAFYQLEDAVHAAAAGALPGDAWPKQ